A window of the Phalacrocorax aristotelis chromosome 9, bGulAri2.1, whole genome shotgun sequence genome harbors these coding sequences:
- the DCAF5 gene encoding DDB1- and CUL4-associated factor 5 isoform X4, translating into MLPTSDNLLVLYMPGDDLQDELLHHLSGDGGEADWPIVCQVLLLALFEDGSDICFPLVLGHLSCLPRPFKDDGEWLSSNIRQLPQHSRVHPLGAHGFARIQSAEVISDPVFLKRCSLLRYGGNLSLQSAMSVRFNSNGTQLLALRRRLPPVLYDIHCRLPVFQFDNQGYFNSCTMKSCCFAGDRDQYILSGSDDFNLYMWRIPPDPEAGGIGRVVNGAFMVLKGHRSIVNQVRFNPHTYMICSSGVEKIIKIWSPYKQPDCTGDLDGRIEDDSRCLYTHEEYISLVLNSGSGLSHDYANQSVQEDPRMMAFFDSLVRREIEGWSSDSDSDLSESTILQLHAGVSERSVYSESESSVSLHHSPPHVAEESDEAAYNLRALRSTESPSAREDVASRQQRLSALRKYQDKRLLALSNESDSDDNTCEAELDTDLFPRPRSPSPEENETSSSSSSSSTEDEEELNERRTSMRQCNALRRRQKAQKEERTSANAENVTPYIGEDIYDYPQIKVDDLSSSPASSPERSSTSKEVLKEINSPCSDSESVERKIYKAYKWLHYSYISYSASKDGESSRGDGENDEGKPGTSGRHSTAHLLNKEGAKNLSSVVPQGSSALSTESYNKETLKESGLIENSSNGQAYERDNQRQMEGQENTSEDTSSGDTEHSFETKKLNRRANCKGLNSCTEEPCIQTAGLVEQKNSQNCQPASSHHSLVPPFSTVAICSMSGHCARNQTDDSEERSLDTSCVNHNNGHLHLRPSRFNNGQSFGEQETVTQGLQVRSNADNGNFVQMGVTLHRDCCLSEMDSNSYSVSARDDTADLHPAGSESTQSLGGLKRHRVELEDADSESSSLEKKLKT; encoded by the exons atgttgcctacttctgataaccttcttgtcctctacatgcctggagatgacctccaggatgaactgctccatcacctttccggggatggaggtgaggctgactggcctattGTTtgccaggtcctccttcttgccctttttgaagatgggagtgacatttgctttcctctggtcctcgggcacctctcctgtcttccacgacctttcaaagatgacggagagtggctcagcagcaacatccgccagctccctcagcactcgcgggtgcatccccttggggcccatggatttgcgaggatccagtctgcagaggtgatctctgacccagtctttctcaaacGGTG TTCGCTGCTCCGCTATGGTGGAAACCTCTCCCTTCAGAGTGCCATGAGTGTCCGGTTCAACAGCAATGGAacccagctgctggcactgcGTCGGCGCCTTCCTCCGGTCCTCTATGACATCCACTGCCGACTGCCTGTCTTCCAGTTTGACAACCAAGGGTACTTCAACTCATGTACTATGAAGAGCTGCTGTTTTGCAGGTGATCGTGATCAG TACATCCTTTCGGGTTCGGATGACTTCAATTTGTATATGTGGAGGATTCCTCCAGATCCAGAAGCAG GTGGCATTGGCAGGGTCGTCAACGGTGCTTTTATGGTATTGAAAGGTCATCGGTCAATTGTAAACCAAGTCCGGTTTAATCCTCACACTTACATGATCTGTTCTTCTGGCGTTGAAAAGATTATAAAG ATCTGGAGTCCTTACAAACAGCCTGACTGCACAGGGGATCTGGATGGTAGAATTGAGGATGATTCGCGTTGCCTCTACACTCATGAAGAGTACATCAGTCTTGTGTTGAACAGTGGTAGTGGCTTGTCCCATGACTACGCCAACCAGTCAGTCCAGGAAGATCCACGGATGATGGCCTTTTTTGACTCCCTGGTGCGCCGGGAGATCGAGGGCTGGAGTTCTGACTCAGACAGTGACCTCAGTGAAAGCACAATCTTGCAGCTCCATGCAGGAGTAAGCGAACGCTCCGTTTACAGTGAGTCGGAGTCCTCCGTGTCTTTGCATCACTCCCCTCCACATGTGGCTGAAGAGTCTGATGAAGCTGCCTATAACTTAAGGGCCTTAAGATCAACTGAATCCCCCTCAGCCAGAGAAGATGTGGCTTCCCGTCAGCAGAGGCTCTCTGCACTGAGAAAGTATCAGGATAAGCGTCTCCTGGCCCTTTCCAATGAATCTGATTCTGATGACAATACCTGTGAGGCAGAACTAGATACAGACCTTTTCCCACGGCCACGGTCCCCGAGTCCTGAGGAGAATGAAACCAGCagttccagcagcagcagcagtacagAAGATGAAGAGGAACTGAATGAACGACGCACATCTATGAGGCAATGCAATGCACTGAGGCGCCGACAGAAAGCGCAAAAGGAGGAACGGACTAGTGCTAACGCAGAGAACGTAACCCCCTACATAGGTGAGGATATCTATGATTACCCCCAGATCAAAGTAGATGATCTGTCGTCTTCTCCAGCTTCTTCGCCAGAAAGGAGTTCAACCAGCAAAGAAGTTCTCAAAGAAATTAACTCTCCTTGTTCAGACAGTGAATCGGTGGAGAGAAAGATTTACAAAGCTTACAAATGGCTTCATTATTCTTACATATCGTATTCAGCTAGTAAAGATGGTGAGTCCTCCAGAGGAGATGGGGAGAATGACGAAGGGAAACCAGGAACTAGCGGAAGGCACAGTACAGCACACTTGCTAAATAAGGAAGGTGCTAAGAACTTGAGTTCAGTAGTTCCTCAAGGTTCCTCAGCTCTTTCTACTGAAAGCTACAATAAGGAAACCTTAAAAGAAAGTGGCTTGATAGAAAATTCTAGTAATGGTCAAGCTTATGAACGTGACAATCAGCGGCAGATGGAGGGTCAAGAAAACACATCTGAAGACACTAGCAGCGGAGATACAGAACATTCTTTTGAGACTAAAAAGCTCAATAGAAGAGCTAACTGCAAAGGGCTAAATAGTTGTACTGAAGAACCATGCATTCAGACTGCAGGACTTGTGGAACAGAAAAATAGTCAGAACTGTCAACCAGCATCAAGCCATCACTCACTGGTCCCTCCATTCTCCACTGTTGCCATCTGTAGCATGTCAGGTCACTGTGCCAGAAACCAGACTGATGACAGTGAGGAGAGGAGCCTTGACACCTCCTGTGTTAACCACAACAACGGCCACTTGCATCTTCGCCCTTCGCGCTTCAACAATGGACAGAGTTTTGGAGAGCAGGAGACTGTGACACAAGGACTACAGGTGCGCTCAAATGCTGATAATGGCAACTTTGTGCAGATGGGCGTGACCTTGCACAGGGACTGCTGCCTGTCTGAAATGGACTCCAACAGCTACAGCGTGAGCGCAAGAGACGATACCGCTGACCTGCATCCTGCAGGCAGTGAGAGTACTCAATCTCttggaggactgaaaagacacaGGGTGGAGTTGGAAGATGCAGATTCAGAGAGTTCATCCTTAGAAAAGAAGCTAAAAACATGA